In Urechidicola croceus, a single window of DNA contains:
- a CDS encoding YjjG family noncanonical pyrimidine nucleotidase — MIIKHVFFDLDHTLWDFETNSAKTFEKIFKKNNINIKVDVFLNYYRAINLTYWRLYRSDNISKEKLRYGRLKDTFDRLSYEITDNMIHTLSDEYIQVLPSFNHVFDGTFDILEYLKPKYQLHIITNGFSEVQQEKLSGSKIAKYFDKVITSESVDVKKPNPKIFQHALDISGANKTQSIMIGDSWEADFIGAKNFGMKAIFCNFDNEPVDESIMSVSNLLELKKYL, encoded by the coding sequence ATGATTATAAAACATGTTTTCTTCGATTTGGACCATACGTTATGGGACTTTGAAACAAATTCAGCAAAAACTTTCGAAAAAATTTTTAAGAAAAATAATATCAATATCAAAGTTGATGTTTTTTTAAATTATTATAGAGCAATAAACTTAACATATTGGAGGTTATATAGAAGTGACAATATATCAAAAGAAAAACTAAGGTATGGTAGATTAAAAGATACCTTTGATAGATTGAGTTATGAAATTACAGACAATATGATACATACTTTATCCGATGAATATATTCAAGTTCTACCATCATTCAATCATGTTTTTGATGGTACTTTTGATATATTGGAATATTTAAAACCCAAATATCAATTACATATCATTACAAATGGTTTTAGTGAAGTTCAACAAGAAAAATTGTCAGGTTCTAAAATAGCTAAATATTTTGATAAAGTTATTACTTCTGAAAGTGTCGATGTAAAGAAACCAAACCCGAAAATATTCCAGCATGCATTAGATATTTCGGGAGCAAATAAAACCCAAAGTATTATGATTGGTGATAGTTGGGAAGCGGATTTTATTGGAGCCAAAAATTTTGGAATGAAAGCAATTTTTTGCAATTTTGACAATGAGCCAGTTGATGAATCTATTATGAGTGTCTCAAATTTATTAGAATTAAAAAAATATCTTTAA
- a CDS encoding replication-associated recombination protein A, producing MNEPLAERIRPKSLNDYISQQHLVGEKGYLTQHIKRGIIPSLILWGPPGIGKTTLANIIATESKRPFYSLSAINSGVKDVRDVIDKAKQSGGLFTTKNPILFIDEIHRFSKSQQDSLLGAVEKGWVTLIGATTENPSFEVIPALLSRCQVYILNSFEKNDLIDLLNRALEKDEILSKKNIDLKETEALLRLSGGDARKLLNIFELIATSETGDIVITNDYVMERVQKNMARYDKTGEQHYDIISAFIKSIRGSDPNGAVYWLARMIEGGEDVKFIARRLLIAASEDIGNANPTALIMANNTFQAVSTIGYPESRILLSQCAIYLANSPKSNSSYEAIGKAQQIVRETGDLSVPLHLRNAPTKLMKDLDYGKDYKYAHSYENNFAEQEFLPNEISNTRFYDPGNNSRELSFRERLNKLWKGKYGY from the coding sequence ATGAATGAGCCATTAGCAGAACGAATAAGACCAAAATCACTCAACGACTATATAAGTCAACAACATTTAGTGGGTGAAAAAGGATATTTAACCCAACATATAAAACGAGGTATAATACCATCTTTGATACTTTGGGGCCCTCCTGGAATTGGAAAAACTACTTTAGCGAATATTATTGCTACTGAATCTAAGCGTCCTTTTTATTCATTAAGCGCTATAAATTCAGGTGTAAAAGACGTTAGAGATGTAATTGATAAAGCAAAGCAAAGTGGAGGTTTGTTTACTACTAAAAACCCTATTTTGTTTATTGATGAAATACATCGATTTAGCAAATCTCAACAAGATTCACTTTTAGGTGCTGTTGAAAAAGGTTGGGTTACTCTAATTGGAGCAACTACTGAAAATCCTAGTTTTGAAGTGATTCCTGCCCTCCTTTCACGCTGTCAGGTCTATATTTTAAATTCTTTTGAAAAGAATGATTTGATTGATTTATTGAATCGTGCATTAGAAAAAGATGAGATTCTATCAAAAAAGAATATTGACCTAAAAGAAACTGAAGCACTACTTAGACTTTCAGGTGGTGATGCTCGAAAATTACTTAATATTTTTGAATTAATAGCCACCTCTGAAACAGGTGATATTGTTATTACAAATGATTATGTAATGGAAAGAGTCCAAAAAAACATGGCTCGATATGACAAAACAGGTGAGCAACATTATGATATAATCTCTGCATTTATTAAATCTATAAGGGGAAGTGATCCTAATGGTGCTGTATATTGGCTTGCTAGAATGATTGAAGGTGGCGAGGATGTAAAATTTATTGCCCGTAGATTATTGATAGCTGCATCTGAAGATATTGGTAATGCCAATCCTACTGCTTTAATTATGGCAAATAATACTTTTCAAGCTGTAAGTACTATTGGTTATCCAGAATCAAGAATTTTATTAAGTCAATGCGCAATATATCTTGCCAATTCTCCAAAAAGTAATTCATCTTATGAAGCAATTGGAAAAGCGCAACAAATTGTAAGGGAAACAGGAGATTTATCAGTTCCATTGCATTTAAGAAATGCACCCACTAAATTGATGAAAGATTTAGATTATGGCAAAGACTATAAATATGCTCATAGTTATGAAAATAATTTTGCTGAACAAGAATTTCTGCCAAATGAAATAAGTAACACAAGATTTTATGATCCGGGAAATAATTCTCGTGAACTAAGTTTTAGAGAACGATTAAATAAATTATGGAAAGGTAAATACGGGTATTAA
- a CDS encoding RagB/SusD family nutrient uptake outer membrane protein, with product MKKYLLILTVLAVTFISCDDELETFPTSQIAADAAFKNEGDFTNALYGMYNDMLQSVDPDGNVKTYYGGALQGYDVMSDNLIISQEGRFSQQFRHDWTYDANGGFSLYLQAVYTVIQDANFILENIDVLEDSSFKNNVKGEALAARALAHFDIVRFFGKIPTQSSDANSSLAMPYVTTPDVNELPARITVSEYYGNLVSDLTSAASLINSSNNGNLQMGKDAVNGILARVYLHMGNWQGAINAANAVSTSVASRSSFTGIWDDSNEDGVIFKLDNDDVTRVTLGVPYNQTTGGIKDEYVPDFEFFQMFDASDIRLTAYMQPNGEFGGSNYNHIIKWYSSVTTTSLGVVDAKVLRASEVMLTKAEAHAELNQDGPALTALDAVRSQRYSGFVSGGESGQELKDAIAKERRLELAFEGSRFTDIKRYGIDVQRSEFGHFADGSGVPATFKTLPASDNRFQVPIPLTEMQLNPNMVQNPGYGD from the coding sequence ATGAAAAAATATTTATTAATACTTACAGTATTAGCAGTAACATTTATCTCTTGTGATGATGAATTGGAAACATTTCCAACATCACAAATAGCTGCTGATGCGGCCTTTAAAAATGAAGGCGATTTTACGAATGCACTATACGGTATGTATAATGATATGTTACAATCTGTAGATCCTGATGGTAATGTAAAAACATATTATGGCGGAGCACTTCAAGGTTATGATGTAATGTCTGACAACCTAATTATCAGTCAAGAAGGTAGATTTAGTCAACAATTTAGACACGATTGGACTTATGATGCTAATGGAGGTTTTTCTCTATATCTACAAGCTGTATATACAGTAATTCAGGATGCTAACTTTATCTTAGAAAATATAGATGTTTTAGAAGATAGTTCTTTTAAAAACAATGTTAAAGGTGAAGCATTAGCAGCAAGAGCTTTAGCACATTTTGATATTGTACGTTTTTTTGGTAAAATACCAACTCAGTCTTCTGATGCAAATTCATCTTTAGCTATGCCTTATGTTACTACTCCAGATGTAAATGAATTACCAGCTCGTATTACAGTTTCTGAATACTATGGAAATTTAGTATCCGATTTAACATCGGCTGCTAGTTTAATAAATAGTTCAAATAATGGAAATCTACAAATGGGTAAAGATGCAGTTAATGGTATCCTTGCAAGAGTATATTTACATATGGGGAACTGGCAAGGAGCTATCAATGCGGCAAATGCAGTTTCTACTTCGGTTGCTTCTAGATCAAGTTTTACAGGTATATGGGATGATTCAAATGAAGATGGAGTTATATTCAAACTTGATAATGATGATGTAACAAGAGTAACTTTAGGAGTGCCTTATAATCAAACTACTGGTGGTATTAAAGATGAGTATGTTCCTGATTTCGAATTTTTCCAAATGTTTGATGCATCAGATATTAGGTTAACTGCTTATATGCAACCTAATGGAGAATTTGGTGGAAGTAATTATAACCATATAATTAAATGGTATTCAAGTGTAACTACAACTTCACTTGGTGTAGTTGATGCAAAAGTATTAAGAGCATCAGAAGTAATGTTAACTAAGGCTGAAGCTCATGCAGAGTTAAACCAAGATGGACCTGCTTTAACTGCTTTAGACGCGGTAAGATCACAAAGATATAGTGGTTTTGTTTCAGGAGGAGAAAGTGGTCAAGAACTTAAAGATGCTATTGCTAAAGAAAGACGTTTAGAACTTGCTTTTGAAGGAAGTAGATTTACTGATATTAAGAGGTATGGAATTGATGTACAAAGATCAGAATTTGGTCATTTTGCAGATGGTTCTGGTGTACCAGCTACATTCAAAACATTACCAGCTAGCGACAATCGTTTCCAAGTACCAATTCCTTTAACTGAAATGCAATTGAATCCTAATATGGTTCAAAACCCAGGTTACGGAGATTAA
- the rlmB gene encoding 23S rRNA (guanosine(2251)-2'-O)-methyltransferase RlmB, whose amino-acid sequence MENKSSKIFGIRAVIEAINSGATIQKVYLQKDLKGNLFSELNGLIKEHKISTSFVPIEKLHHLSKDNNHQGVVATISQIDFYDLETLVNETLESDKNPLFLLLDQITDVRNFGAIIRTAECTGVNGIVIQSHGSAPLNADAIKTSAGAAFKVPICRVDHLKDALFLLQASEIQLVAATEKTENTLYDVDFTKPTAIIMGSEHRGVNPSILKMVDEKAKLPLLGEIESLNVSVACGAFLYETIRQRL is encoded by the coding sequence ATGGAAAACAAATCATCAAAAATATTTGGAATTAGAGCCGTAATTGAAGCAATTAATTCTGGTGCTACTATTCAAAAAGTATATTTACAAAAAGATTTAAAAGGAAATTTATTTTCTGAATTAAATGGTTTGATTAAAGAGCATAAAATTTCAACAAGCTTTGTGCCTATTGAAAAATTACACCATTTATCAAAAGATAATAATCATCAAGGTGTTGTTGCAACTATATCTCAAATAGATTTTTATGATTTAGAAACTTTAGTTAACGAAACTTTAGAAAGTGATAAAAACCCACTATTCCTCCTACTCGATCAAATAACTGATGTGAGAAACTTTGGTGCAATTATTAGAACTGCTGAATGTACCGGAGTTAATGGAATTGTTATCCAAAGCCATGGTAGTGCACCATTAAATGCTGACGCCATAAAAACATCTGCTGGTGCTGCCTTTAAAGTACCTATTTGTAGAGTTGACCATCTTAAAGATGCTTTGTTCTTACTTCAAGCATCCGAAATTCAATTGGTTGCTGCTACTGAAAAAACGGAAAACACTTTGTATGATGTTGATTTCACAAAACCTACTGCAATAATTATGGGTTCAGAGCATAGAGGTGTTAATCCTTCTATTTTAAAAATGGTTGATGAAAAAGCAAAATTACCTTTACTTGGAGAAATTGAATCTTTAAATGTATCTGTAGCGTGTGGTGCATTTTTATATGAAACAATAAGACAGAGATTATAA
- a CDS encoding DUF5723 family protein: MSKSIIFFATILLSITCCAQINQVLYDFDEIPQTLFLNPGSNYSHDYYIGVPLLSGLSFNGGMTNLTAYDIFSDDGRNINDKIRDVIYNLENEDSFILNERMEVLSAGLRLKNDDFLSFGFYQEFDFTFYYPSEAVQFFYEGSTILDKEYSIDGLNFKTELIGVLHAGISRKINEEFTFGGRLKLYSSVFNAQSRNNKGTFYTTEGTDNFYRHHILNADALVQTTGIIYDDYDDLDRKFFTKKFTSFENAGIGLDLGFTYQPNEQLKITGSALDIGYIKNSKDVFTYYARGNYETEGIEIEFDEENPQDYWQDLGDDFENKLPVDTLYTKYFSYRPIKLNASVKYSFGKPYYEDCYTSNADDPYRNAMGIQLFSIKRPIEAHYAATLFYERRFGDFLRTKVTYTLDTYSSKNIGFGLSSKIGKFNLYLAADNLLNFQNLAKANSTSFQLGMNFIIDKKFP; the protein is encoded by the coding sequence ATGAGTAAGTCGATAATTTTTTTTGCAACAATTTTATTGTCAATAACTTGTTGCGCTCAAATAAATCAAGTTTTGTATGATTTTGATGAAATTCCTCAAACACTATTTTTAAATCCAGGTTCTAATTATTCTCATGATTATTATATAGGTGTTCCATTATTGTCAGGATTGTCATTTAATGGAGGTATGACCAATTTAACAGCCTATGATATTTTTTCTGATGATGGAAGAAATATAAATGATAAAATAAGAGATGTAATTTACAATTTAGAAAATGAAGATTCTTTTATTTTAAATGAACGAATGGAGGTTTTAAGTGCTGGATTAAGATTGAAAAATGATGACTTTTTAAGTTTCGGATTTTACCAAGAATTTGATTTTACCTTTTATTACCCTAGTGAAGCTGTGCAGTTTTTTTATGAAGGAAGTACAATTTTAGATAAAGAATATTCTATTGATGGACTAAATTTTAAAACTGAATTAATTGGAGTCTTACATGCTGGTATTTCTCGAAAAATTAATGAAGAGTTTACTTTTGGCGGAAGGTTAAAATTATATTCTTCAGTATTTAATGCTCAATCTAGAAATAATAAAGGTACTTTTTATACTACCGAAGGAACAGATAATTTTTATAGACATCATATTTTAAATGCTGATGCATTGGTTCAAACTACAGGTATAATTTATGATGATTATGATGATTTAGATCGAAAGTTTTTTACAAAAAAATTTACTTCTTTTGAGAATGCGGGAATTGGATTAGATTTAGGTTTTACCTATCAACCTAATGAACAGTTAAAAATTACTGGAAGTGCATTGGATATAGGATATATAAAAAATTCAAAAGATGTTTTTACGTATTACGCACGAGGTAATTATGAAACAGAAGGTATTGAAATTGAATTTGATGAAGAAAACCCACAAGATTATTGGCAAGATTTAGGCGATGATTTTGAAAACAAACTTCCAGTTGATACACTTTACACGAAGTATTTTTCATATAGACCTATAAAATTAAATGCATCAGTTAAATATAGTTTCGGAAAACCATATTATGAAGATTGTTATACTAGTAATGCTGATGATCCATATCGTAATGCTATGGGAATACAACTTTTTTCTATAAAACGACCAATAGAAGCACATTATGCAGCCACTTTATTTTATGAACGAAGATTTGGAGATTTTTTAAGAACAAAGGTTACCTATACATTAGATACATATTCATCTAAAAATATTGGATTTGGACTCTCATCAAAAATTGGGAAATTCAATTTATATCTTGCTGCAGATAATTTGCTTAATTTTCAAAATCTTGCAAAAGCCAACAGCACATCATTTCAATTGGGAATGAATTTTATTATTGATAAAAAATTTCCTTAA
- a CDS encoding rhomboid family intramembrane serine protease, whose translation MEDSKMFKFRRSVIIVPLVMVFTIWFVYWFEIQFGLNFNKYGIYPKTIKGLRGVLFSPFIHSNTSHLFNNSVPLAVLSGALLFFYDKIAFRVLIFGTIVTGLLTWILARSNYHIGASGVVYMLFSFIFFSGIIRKHYRLVALSLMVVFLYGGMIWYVFPIKERMSWEGHLSGFITGIILAFLYRKKGPQKSEYKFKQTDFDLLFDEEGNFIEILEEEVE comes from the coding sequence ATGGAAGATTCAAAAATGTTTAAATTTAGAAGATCAGTTATAATAGTGCCATTGGTAATGGTTTTTACAATCTGGTTTGTTTACTGGTTTGAAATACAATTTGGTTTGAATTTTAATAAGTATGGTATTTACCCCAAAACTATTAAAGGGTTGAGAGGTGTTTTATTTTCTCCATTTATTCATAGTAATACATCTCATCTTTTTAATAATTCAGTTCCCTTAGCAGTATTATCTGGCGCGTTATTGTTTTTTTATGATAAGATAGCATTTAGAGTTCTTATTTTTGGTACAATAGTTACTGGATTATTAACCTGGATACTAGCAAGAAGTAATTATCATATTGGAGCAAGTGGAGTAGTTTATATGTTATTTAGTTTTATTTTTTTTAGTGGAATTATAAGAAAGCATTATAGACTAGTAGCATTATCACTTATGGTTGTTTTTCTATATGGAGGCATGATTTGGTATGTTTTTCCAATAAAAGAAAGAATGTCTTGGGAAGGTCATTTATCTGGGTTTATAACTGGAATTATTTTAGCCTTTTTATACCGAAAAAAAGGGCCTCAAAAATCTGAGTATAAGTTTAAGCAAACTGACTTTGACCTTCTGTTTGATGAAGAGGGTAATTTTATAGAAATTCTAGAAGAAGAAGTAGAATAA